In Drosophila subpulchrella strain 33 F10 #4 breed RU33 chromosome 3R, RU_Dsub_v1.1 Primary Assembly, whole genome shotgun sequence, the following are encoded in one genomic region:
- the LOC119553273 gene encoding peroxiredoxin-5, mitochondrial: protein MRVLSCKFLGRVVNSALPQQIISQRSLSRTAAVMVKVGDSLPSVDLFEDSPANKINTGDLVNGKKVIIFGVPGAFTPGCSKTHLPGYVSSADELKSKQGVDEIVCVSVNDPFVMSAWGKEHGATGKVRLLADPAGGFTKALDVTIDLPPLGGVRSKRYSLVVENGKVTELNVEPDGTGLSCSLANNIGKK, encoded by the exons ATGCGTGTGCTGTCGTGCAAATTTCTTGGCCGAGTTGTGAACTCCGCGCTGCCCCAACAAATCATTTCGCAGCGATCTTTATCCAGAACAGCCGCAGTCATGGTGAAA GTAGGTGACTCTCTGCCCTCAGTGGACCTCTTCGAGGACTCCCCGGCCAACAAGATCAACACCGGTGACCTGGTCAACGGCAAGAAGGTGATCATTTTCGGCGTTCCCGGCGCTTTCACGCCCGGTTGCTCCAAG ACCCATTTGCCCGGCTATGTGAGCTCCGCCGATGAGCTGAAGTCCAAGCAGGGCGTGGATGAGATCGTTTGTGTGTCGGTCAACGATCCCTTCGTGATGTCCGCCTGGGGCAAGGAGCACGGAGCAACTGGCAAGGTGCGCCTCCTGGCCGATCCCGCCGGCGGCTTCACCAAGGCCCTGGACGTGACCATCGATCTGCCCCCACTTGGCGGCGTCCGCTCCAAGCGCTACTCCCTGGTGGTGGAGAACGGCAAGGTGACCGAGCTGAATGTGGAGCCCGATGGCACCGGACTCAGCTGCTCGCTGGCCAACAACATTGGCAAGAAGTAA
- the LOC119553280 gene encoding nuclear cap-binding protein subunit 2 has translation MTASVELSSYRDQHFKGSRSEQERSLRDSCTLYVGNLSFYTTEEQIHELFSRCGDVRVIVMGLDKYKKTPCGFCFVEYYIRSEAEAAMRFVNGTRLDDRLIRVDWDAGFIEGRQYGRGKTGGQVRDEYRTDYDAGRGGYGKLLSQKIAPNTDNR, from the exons ATGACCGCATCCGTGGAATTGAGCTCGTATCGCGATCAGCACTTTAAG GGCTCTCGCTCGGAGCAAGAGAGATCGCTTCGCGACTCGTGTACACTATATGTTGGAAATCTTAGCTTCTACACGACGGAGGAGCAGATCCACGAGCTCTTCTCCCGCTGCGGCGATGTCCGGGTGATAGTAATGGGGCTGGACAAGTACAAGAAGACGCCCTGCGGCTTCTGCTTTGTGGAGTACTATATAAGATCGGAGGCGGAAGCTGCCATGAG GTTTGTAAATGGCACCCGCTTGGATGACCGACTGATTCGTGTGGACTGGGACGCCGGCTTTATTGAGGGCAGGCAATACGGACGCGGCAAAACTGGCGGACAGGTGCGCGATGAGTATCGCACGGATTACGACGCCGGACGGGGAGGTTACGGCAAGCTGCTATCCCAGAAGATCGCCCCCAACACCGATAACCGCTAG
- the LOC119553263 gene encoding protein TAPT1 homolog: MNTSLNSTGGKRQLRFRGDMTGSRVEELHHQQEEIKQKLAQDDVAATPTATPAAGAAQQRLQSGTTETCTNTFYDFFKVELTRGYMLEHDEERYSARRQKIYSFMRIPRDLERFMVYGIMQCADSFLYIHTFLPVRFLMAIWALVSRTVARIFRLRSSGQRLLSPAEICDLLKGFIWMTVTLIMLLVDTNRVYHIIKSQSIIKLYIFYNMLEVGDRLLSAFGQDTIDALFWTATEPKNSKREHFGVLTHVLFTLIYVFLHSGLIMFQATCLNVAVNSNNKGLLTIMISNNFVELKGSVFKKFDKNNLFQLTCSDVRERFHLSVLLFIVVIQTMKEFDWSITQFCVMLPDCFAVLFTEILIDWVKHAFITRFNELPESIYREYTTSLAYDMTQTRQKHAFSDHSDLVARRMGFIPFPLAVVLIKAIYTAVSFENLAAWLLFLLAYLFAMGLRICLTICALGKACKLMKEHQTERNSSTPSSMTNVPVIGGPAASVSTTSMGGQSHNNNNNNSIGSKPAQVTTLLTPPSAVNLDVSKNFSRVSIASTSTPKKAVSEQELDVTNSLELGATALFSNSDVDLDDVCLNEQVTNNNASTAVQEVYQEQDLVRSQPDLMLLNHSGDGEASLKAKQATQRLPKRTHKRSESEPGIPSVMEKGATSGLAGGNQTTQL; this comes from the exons ATGAACACCTCACTCAATTCGACGGGCGGCAAGCGGCAGCTGCGCTTCCGCGGTGATATGACCGGCAGCCGCGTGGAGGAACTGCATCATCAGCAGGAGGAGATCAAGCAGAAGCTCGCCCAGGATGACGTTGCAGCGACGCCGACTGCGACGCCGGCAGCGGGAGCAGCGCAGCAGCGACTGCAGAGCG GAACCACTGAGACCTGCACCAACACATTCTACGACTTCTTCAAGGTGGAGCTGACACGCGGCTATATGCTAGAGCACGATGAGGAGCGCTATTCGGCGCGCCGCCAGAAAATTTACAGTTTCATGCGCATACCACGagatctggagcggttcatgGTCTACGGGATCATGCAGTGTGCCGACTCCTTCCTGTACATTCACACCTTTCTGCCCGTCCGATTCCTGATGGCCATTTGGGCCCTGGTTTCAAGGACGGTGGCGCGCATCTTTCGCCTTCGTAGCAGTGGACAAAGGTTACTGTCGCCTGCAGAAATCTGCGATCTGCTCAAGGGCTTCATCTGGATGACGGTGACGCTGATAATGCTCCTGGTGGACACGAACCGCGTGTACCACATCATAAAATCGCAGTCAATCATCAAGTTGTACATATTCTACAACATGCTGGAAGTGGGCGACCGACTGTTGTCCGCCTTCGGTCAGGACACCATCGATGCTCTCTTCTGGACAGCCACCGAACCAAAGAACTCAAAGAGGGAGCATTTTGGAGTACTCACGCACGTTCTCTTCACTCTGATTTACGTGTTTTTGCACAGCGGACTGATCATGTTTCAG GCCACCTGTTTGAATGTGGCAGTGAACTCGAATAACAAGGGTCTGTTGACCATTATGATATCGAACAATTTCGTAGAGCTCAAGGGATCCGTGTTCAAAAAGTTCGATAAGAACAATCTGTTCCAGCTGACCTGCAGCGATGTGCGGGAGCGCTTCCACCTTTCAGTGCTGCTGTTTATCGTAGTCATCCAAACCATGAAGGAGTTCGACTGGAGCATTACCCAGTTCTGTGTTATGCTGCCTGACTGCTTTGCCGTCTTGTTTACAGAAATTTTAATCGATTGGGTGAAGCATGCGTTCATCACAAGATTCAACGAGCTGCCGGAGAGCATCTACAGGGAGTACACGACCAGCTTGGCTTACGATATGACCCAAACGCGACAAAAACATGCTTTCTCGGATCACTCGGATTTGGTGGCCAGACGCATGGGATTTATTCCATTCCCCCTGGCGGTTGTCTTGATAAAAGCCATCTATACGGCGGTCTCTTTCGAGAACCTTGCCGCCTGGCTACTCTTCCTGCTCGCCTATCTGTTTGCCATGGGCTTGCGGATTTGTCTGACCATATGTGCTCTTGGCAAGGCCTGCAAACTAATGAAGGAACATCAGACCGAGCGGAATAGTTCAACACCGAGTAGCATGACTAATGTGCCTGTTATTGGAGGACCAGCTGCCTCTGTCTCAACAACTTCGATGGGCGGGCAGAGtcacaataataataacaacaacagcatTGGCTCGAAGCCAGCACAGGTGACCACACTGTTGACCCCACCCAGTGCCGTCAATCTGGATGTGAGCAAAAATTTCTCCCGTGTCTCGATTGCCTCCACGTCTACGCCAAAGAAAGCGGTCAGTGAGCAGGAGCTGGATGTAACCAACTCCCTGGAACTGGGCGCCACAGCTCTCTTCTCCAACAGCGATGTGGATTTGGATGATGTTTGCCTCAACGAGCAGGTGACCAATAACAATGCGAGCACAGCCGTCCAGGAGGTTTACCAGGAGCAGGACCTGGTGCGCAGCCAGCCGGATCTGATGCTGCTCAACCATTCCGGCGACGGAGAGGCGAGCCTCAAGGCCAAGCAGGCGACCCAGCGGCTGCCCAAGCGAACGCACAAACGATCCGAATCGGAACCGGGCATTCCCAGCGTTATGGAGAAGGGAGCAACTTCCGGGCTCGCGGGCGGCAACCAAACGACACAGCTGTAG
- the LOC119563315 gene encoding uncharacterized protein LOC119563315, with protein sequence MRVYLYQMRPVLFLFYIVETSANMMLIHFYLKTFVFVNLAMMGWTDFVTQYLYMLCFYIFTVLTTFASINLCTGNHCSIVEEVVRPLLGFVTYTICSLMALGDAQSDIYVLYSDKKPDDLLKPEKPMHPYFDNIRLQATISLVTSVIFLLHCLIALDVLLSNEDSDDERSSDNSQPSDPSDDIVDELDYVPVRLYVLGGVVQRWLEQYQWFQDFTRSGVSRV encoded by the coding sequence ATGAGGGTCTACTTGTATCAGATGCGCCCAGTGCTTTTCCTTTTCTACATTGTGGAGACCTCGGCCAACATGATGCTGATCCACTTTTATCTAAAAACATTCGTGTTCGTCAACTTGGCCATGATGGGTTGGACCGACTTTGTTACCCAGTACTTGTATATGCTTTGCTTTTACATTTTCACGGTGCTGACGACCTTTGCCAGCATAAATCTGTGCACCGGCAACCATTGTTCGATCGTCGAGGAAGTAGTGCGACCACTGCTCGGTTTCGTTACCTATACGATCTGCTCTCTGATGGCCCTCGGCGATGCCCAGTCGGACATCTATGTTCTGTACTCCGATAAGAAACCGGATGATTTACTAAAGCCGGAAAAGCCAATGCATCCGTATTTCGATAATATAAGGCTCCAGGCGACGATCTCTTTGGTGACCAGTGTGATTTTCCTGCTGCACTGTCTCATCGCTTTGGATGTCCTGCTGTCCAACGAGGACTCGGATGATGAACGTTCGTCGGATAACTCTCAACCCTCCGATCCCTCCGACGATATTGTCGACGAGCTGGACTACGTCCCGGTGCGTCTCTACGTCCTGGGAGGAGTGGTGCAACGCTGGCTGGAACAGTACCAGTGGTTCCAGGACTTTACCCGCTCTGGAGTCTCAAGAGTCTGA
- the LOC119556745 gene encoding uncharacterized protein LOC119556745 → MNSVLYAAKEYALIQWSNLNLHKTAGGSYAFYEKVAREEYGKRLDRAQTVIKDLIVTADRKVWRCDPEEHKLGETYERVTRFLQGYITNEVDLSKDETCMNECTDYKFTRDEGYTESPFSPTHSRCSGNVHDCRYVESDMRVCEADDSSDRRYEFIQYESGLVYGQKGICSNSFHNVESWHRWIFWRCSYCLCLCDDTSDQSDRFFSLRPVLSDVQRNRVVTGLQFVKRNRIFHLQIQEGVLLPHGIINHTEWKPVDEFKVSGKGVWKDIDYHELSYKSRSIDLDEVKVENNSVVTGLRFQVVGTHLNLQARFSEIDFESGQLREESFWKLGGGDQPRQKLHLENPNVPTRSNSTVPLSSDNQYIDFTNTGFKDDAAQTTVPFIDIQEVTSDTPVPLSGIGIYYKGLHGYGGFLAPKLITYDYSPYIQVPTWAPSTVPDEKPSSSENTSSDIKISSEEETSSDKNILSDEKTPSDEEPQNYDDYYNE, encoded by the exons ATGAATAGCGTGCTATACGCAGCAAAGGAATACGCCTTAATTCAGTGGTCCAATCTAAACCTACATAAGACGGCAGGCGGTTCTTATGCCTTTTATGAAAAAGTAGCTAGGGAAGAATACGGGAAGAGGTTGGATCGTGCGCAGACTGTGATAAAGGATCTTATAGTCACCGCGGATCGCAAAGTTTGGCGCTGCGATCCGGAGGAACACAAGCTGGGGGAAACCTACGAGAGGGTCACCCGCTTCCTGCAAGGATATATAACTAATGAGGTGGATTTAAGCAAGGACGAGACTTGCATGAACGAATGTACCGACTACAAGTTCACTAGAGATGAGGGTTACACCGAAAGTCCTTTCTCTCCCACGCACTCCAGATGCTCTGGTAACGTCCATGATTGCCGCTATGTAGAGTCCGATATGAGGGTGTGTGAGGCGGATGATAGCTCCGATAGGCGGTACGAGTTCATCCAGTACGAGAGCGGACTCGTGTACGGCCAAAAGGGCATTTGCAGCAATAGCTTTCACAATGTAGAAAGCTGGCATCGCTGGATTTTCTGGAGATGCAGCTACTGCCTGTGTTTGTGCGATGATACTAGCGATCAGTCAGATCGCTTCTTTAGCCTAAGACCTGTGCTATCCGATGTGCAGAGGAACAG AGTCGTGACGGGCCTGCAATTTGTGAAGCGCAATCGAATTTTCCACCTGCAGATACAGGAGGGTGTGCTCTTGCCACATGGAATCATCAACCATACCGAATGGAAGCCCGTAGACGAGTTCAAAGTCTCCGGAAAGGGTGTGTGGAAGGACATAGACTATCACGAGCTGAGCTATAAAAGTCGTTCCATTGACCTGGATGAGGTGAAAGTGGAAAACAATTCTGTGGTTACCGGGCTGCGTTTCCAAGTGGTGGGAACCCATCTTAACTTACAGGCCCGGTTCAGCGAGATCGATTTTGAGAGCGGCCAGCTAAGAGAGGAAAGCTTCTGGAAGTTAGGGGGTGGCGATCAACCAAg gCAAAAATTGCACCTGGAGAATCCCAACGTGCCCACGCGATCCAACTCTACAGTTCCACTTTCAAGCGATAACCAGTACATTGATTTTACCAATACCGGATTTAAAGATGATGCTGCCCAGACGACAGTGCCCTTCATCGATATCCAGGAAGTAACCTCGGACACACCGGTACCGCTCTCGGGAATCGGTATATATTACAAGGGTCTTCATGGCTATGGTGGCTTCCTGGCTCCCAAGCTCATCACCTATGACTACTCGCCCTACATCCAAGTGCCCACATGGGCTCCCTCTACGGTGCCTGACGAAAAGCCATCATCATCGGAAAATACATCGTCAGATATCAAGATATCATCAGAAGAAGAGACATCATcagataaaaatatattatcagATGAAAAGACACCCTCAGATGAAGAGCCACAAAACTATGATGATTACTATAACgaataa